Within the Myxosarcina sp. GI1 genome, the region ACGCCGTCAGAATCTTGAAGGTTTTGTTGTTGGAGTGTTTAGATTGGGGGTTATTGCAGATCTTGCCAGGTACGATCTTCAAGCTACCGATATCGACCTTGTAGTAGCTGACGAATCTGCTCCCCTAGAAAATAGGTTGTTTTACACTTCTGATTCTTCTCTAAAGCTAGAAGCAACTAAAAATATTGCTTCTTATCGCTCCTTACAGCAGCAGTTTCTATTCGATTCCGCCAATCGTCGTCTCTCAATAACTATTATTCCTGCTTCTGGATACTTCCAAGAACGTATGACGTTCAGACCTATATTAGTTTTAAGTAGTGGCATATTACTGACAGCGATTTTGGCTTTCTATTTGCAAGAAATGCTTAAAGTCAGGAATAAATTACGGACTCAAGAGAGTATAGCGGAGCGAAGCGCGAGAGATTACCGAAAAGTAGCAGTAAGATATCGCCGTATTGTTGATAATGTAGCTGAGGGAATTTTTATTTGTACCCAAGAGGGCAAATATTTAAACGCAAATAATGCCTTAGCTAATATATATGGCTATGATTCTCCCCAACAGCTACTTTCAGAAATTAAAAACGTCGAAACCCAACTTTTTGTCAATCCCGAAGATTGGCGCAAATTAATCGCAGCAGTGAAAAAAGATCGAACCGTTACTAATTTTGAGTGCCAGGTTTATCGCGCTGACGGCAGCAAAATTTGGACTTCTATTAATATCCATTGGCTTAGCGATCGCAATAACTCGGAAATTTATTATGAAGGCACAGTTACCAATATTACTGCCCGTAAGCAAACCGAACAACTGTTACTTCAAAGCAATAATTTACTTACAGGAATCAGCCAGGCTCAAACAAGATTTATCAAAGATGCCGAGCCAAAAATTTTATTTGATGGGCTGCTAGAAAATCTCTTGCAAATTACCAATAGTGAATACGGCTTCATCGGTGAGATTTTATATACGGAAACACAAGAGCCTTGCATAGAGGCATATATGAAAGTGCGAGGCAAACCATATCTTAAAAGTCACGCCATTACTAATATTGCCTGGAACGAAGAAACGCGCAAATTTTATGACGAACACGCACCGCAGGGAATGGAATTTCACAATCTCAAAACTCTGTTTGGACAAGTTATGGTTACTGGCAAACCCGTAATTGCTAACAGTCCTAGTACCGATCCCAGACGGGGAGGATTACCTGACGGATATCCACCACTAAATGCTTTTTTGGGGTTGCCATTTTACAGTCGCGATCGCCTGTTAGGAATGGTGGGAATTGCCAATCGCCCTCATGGTTACGATACTGAGTTAGTAGAATATCTAGAACCTTTTTTAGCTACCTGTAGCAATATTATTGAAGCTTATCGCAGCGAAACCAAACGCCAGCAGGTAGAAAAGGCACTAAAAGAAAGCGAAGAACGCTATCGAGCGATTGTAGAAACTGCTAATGAAGGTATTTTGCTATTAGATAGCAATGGTCAGATTCGCTTTGCCAATTCTAAAGTTTCCCAAATGTTGGGCTATGGCAAAGATGAACTCATCAGGCGATCGCTGTTTAATTTTATGGATAAACAGCAAAAGATCGAGAAAACACTTACCAATCTGGAATTGGGCATGACCAAAAATTACGACCTCCAATTTCGTTGCCAAGATGGTTCTAAGCTTTGGACATTAGCTTCTTTTAGTTCGATCTTTGATAGTAGCTTCCAGTCTACAGGTATTTTGGCAATGATTACCGACATTAGCGATCGCAAACAGACAGAGCTAGAACTAGCCGCAGCCAAACAAACAGCAGAAATTGCCAGTCGTACCAAAAGTCATTTTCTATCTAATATGAGCCATGAATTACGCACTCCTCTCAATGGTATTCTCGGCTCGACTCGCCTGTTGAAAAGCCATTTGAAAGCCATGTCTAGCGGTAATAGTGTTTCGACTGTCGATTGTCAAAAAAACTTAAATACTATCGAAACTAGTGGTAGTCATTTGTTAGGTTTAATTGAAGATATTCTCGAATTTTCGCGCATTGAAACTGCTCCTGTTAAGCTCTATCCCACACGGATCGATCTTGTCGCTTTTCTGACTGATATTTGCAATACATTGCGATCGCGCATCACGGTAAAAGGTCTGACCTTTACTACAGAAATTCCACGTGACTTACCTTATGGTATTGAAGTAGATCGCCAAAGACTCAAGCAAGTTTTACTTGAGTTATTTAATAATGCCATCAAGTTTACCGACCTGGGACGAATAACTTTCAGAATTGTGGTCATCGACTATTGTGAATTCTTGCCGACACCTTCTAATAGCGAAGTTAACTTACAAGATTATATTACCCTTCGTTTTGAAGCGATCGACACTGGTGTTGGGATCGGTAGCGATCTCCTGACTAAAATATTTCAACCTTTCGAACAGCTAGGAGATATTCATAACAAAGCTGCTGGAACGGGTATCGGACTGACTATTGCCCAACAGTTATTACATTCAATGAATAGTAAGTTGAAAGTTACCAGCTGCCTGGGTATGGGTTCTACTTTCTGGTTCGATCTAACTCTGCCAACCCTCAAAACAGGCATTTCAAAAACAGAGAAGCCAATTGAAGTTAACTCTATAGTTGGATATCAAGGTAAAAAACGCCGACTTTTAATAGTAGACAATCGAGCAGAAAATCGCTTGTTGTTAATAAATCTGCTCGAACCTCTAGGTTTTGAAGTGTTTACCGCTGAAAATGGACAGCAAGAAATTGGGCTTGCTAAAAAAATCAAACCCGATCTAATTTTGACCGATTTAATTTTACCGCTCAAAACTGGATTTGAAGCGGTGCAGGAACTCAGACAAATTCCTTACTTCGAGCAAACACCAATTATTGCTATTTCTAACAGTGACCTGGAACCAGAGCGAGAACAAAAGCGGATTGCTGGTTGTGATGCTTTGTTAGCAAAACCGATTGATGAAAGCAAGCTATTAGCTTTGTTACAAAAGTATTTGCAACTGTCATGGATTTATCGAGACGAGCTAGAAGCAGTTGCGATCGCACCCGAACCAGATAGCGTTCCCAAATCTGTAGATTCAATCGTTCCACCAGTTGAAGATCTTGAATTTTTGTATGAATTAGCAATGCTTGGCAGCATGAAAAAAATTCGTCAATGGGCAGTTTCTTTAGAAGAATTAGATATCAAATACAAGCCTTTTGCCGACAAACTCAAAAACTTGAGTCAGAATTTTGAAGAGAAGGCAATCGTCAGTTTAGTCGAACAATATCTTCATCAATAAACAAGATGAATATTAATTAGAAAAAAATATCATTTATAAATTTAATTTAACTTGATTTAATGTCTAAAACTAAAACTTTTATAACTACTGGTAGCTTCAACTTTCAATTCGATCTAAAAGATCACAACATTTTGATTGTTGATGATAATCCTACTAATTTAGCAGTAATTGTAAATTATTTAGAAACTTCAGGATTGACAATTTTGGTGTCTCAAGATGGAGAAAGTAGCTTAAAACGGGCTAAATATGCCAAACCGAGTATTATTTTGCTTGACGTACTAATGCCTGGTATTGATGGCTATGAAACCTGTCGTCGGCTTAAGTCCGATTCAGAAACCAAAGATATTCCCGTAATTTTTATGACGGCTTTGTCTAGTACGGAAGATAAGGTTAAAGGATTTAAGTTTGGAGCTGTAGATTATGTCACCAAACCCATCCAACCAGAGGAGGTATTTGCCAGAATCAAGCTTCATTTAGAATTACGTTATATGACCAATACTTTAGCCCGACAAAACAAAATTCTTCAAATAGAAATCGAACAGCGAAAAACCGCAGAAAAAAAATTATCTGCAATCAACAATCGCTTACAAGGAGAAATTAAAGAGCGAATCGAAGCTCAGAAAAATCTTAAAATGCTAAACGGCAGATTAGAAACTATTGTCGAGAGCAGAACTATTGACTTAAAACTCATCAATCAAAATTTACAGCATACGATCGCCGAACGAAAAAAAGCAGAAGCTAAAGTAAGAAATTCACTACAAGAAAAAGAACTTTTACTAAAAGAAATTCATCATCGAGTAAAGAATAATTTGCTGGTAGTTTCCAATCTTTTAGATTTTCAAACTGACTACATTGAAGATCCAGAGATTTTAAAAATGTTTGACAATAGCAAACACAAAATTGAATCTATGGCTTTGATTCACGAACAGCTATACAATTCATCCGATCTCAAGCAGCTTAATTTTAATAACTATATTGTCGCTTTAGTTGACAAGTTATCCTATTCTTACGATACCAGCACAAAAGGAATAAAAATTTCCCTCGATATTGACGATATTTATCTCAATATAGAAACGGCTAATCCTTGCGGTCTAATTATTAATGAATTAGTAGCTAATGCTTTAGAACACGCCTTTCCAAATCACCAAAAAGGTAATATATTGCTAACTTTAAAAAAAGTAACCCAACATCAAATTACTTTAACGGTCACAGATGATGGAATTGGTTTTCCCAAAGATTTGGATTTTCGGGCAACCGATTCTCTTTGGTTGCAATTAGTTTGCACCCTCACCGAACAACTAGAAGGCACGCTTAAGTTAAATAGAACCAAAGGAACGAGTTTTGAGATAACATTTTCCGAACTTGATTATGACGAGCGATTATAAATATATAAATTAGTTTTATTGTCAAACTTTTCTTTCGTTTTAGCTATTTAATGCCAAATATTAATCAACATATATAAGTGGCATAGAAACTACTGTTACACCAGTAATATCTTGTTCTTTTATAGAAAAAGTATGATTATCGGATTCAAAATTGCCATTAGAAACATTGGTTTCAATAGTAATTTTGTTGTAGACTTCTCCATTTTCAAAAAAGAAGTTTATAAAAGCATAAGGCTCATGACAAACTTCTCCATTAAATAAAGAGGTCGGATTACAATAATAATCCTCTTTATTAGATAGCTCTGCCAAAGTATTAATAACATTTTGAGTATTAAAGACAGCAACAATTTCTTCGTCATTGTAAAAGGTAATTACATTAGAACTATCTCCTGCTGACCACCAAAGTCCAAAATATTTTTGCTTTCGGTCTGCACTAATGTTAAAGCTTGAGCTATCATAAATTTTTGGTTCGATAAAATAAGAATTATCAGCACCGCCAAATATAGTTGTATTTTTAATAATTAGATCGCCATCATAACTGTAAATACTTGAATTTTCACTATCTTGTTTACTAAAAGAATCTGTACTATCAATTGTCAGATCGTTAAAATCAACCACGAACAATTGTTCGCTTATGGTTTTACTTTGAACCGTTGGTTCTTCGACAGTGACCGTAAATGCTTGTGCAGCGTTACTTGCAATTAAGCTAGTAGTTCACCACAATGGTTTTGACAGGTAACTAAAGATTTGAGAAGCTTAACTTAAATACTTAAATACTTCTCGCAAATCATGGCAGTCAAATACATCGTAAATCTATCTGATGAAGAACGTTCTTCACTCTGGAACATCACCTCAAAAGGTAAAACGACAGGAAGAATTGTCAAAAGAGCCCAAATTCTGCTGCTGGCAGATGAAGGACATCCAGACGAGATGATTGCTACTATGTTGAAAGTGGGAGAATCAACAGTTCATCGAATCAGACAAAGGTGCGTAGAAGAGGGAGTGGAAAAAGCGTTAACAGAACGTCCCCGTCAAGGCAGTAAAGCCAAACTAGATGGCAAAACAGAAGCGTTTTTGGTGGCAACGGCTTGTAGTGATGCGCCTGAAGGCAGAAAGCGTTGGACAATGCAGCTACTGGCAGACCGTTTAGTCGCATTGAACTTAGTCGAAAGTATTAGTGATGAGACAGTGCGTAGAACTCTTAAAAAAACCAAATCAAGCTGCGGAATGCAGTCGGACGGCGCACAGCTTGAGGTTGCCTCAAGCTTGCGTCCCGACCTTGGTTAAAGGAACAATGGTGTATTCCCACCATGAGCGCAGAATTTGTCTGGAAAATGGAAGATGTCTTAGATTTGTATAGCCAACCCTATGACCCCTGTTATCCTCAAGTCTGTTTTGACGAACGACGCGGAAGCAAAGCTTCCCAGTCGTCGCTAGACGACGATCTGCGCGTACGCGCTGCCCAATTACTGAGTGAAAAACGAGTTCCTCTTCCTAGCCAACCAAGACAGCTAGAACGCTACGATTACGAATATAAACGAGAAGGAACTTGTAACCTGTTTGCTTTTTTTCAACCCTGGGCTGGATGGAGGCATATTAAAGTAACCAGCCAAAGAACGGCAATTGATTTTGCCCATTGTATGAAGGATTTGGTAGACGAATATTTTCCCAAGGCAACTAAGGTCAAAGTAGTTTTAGATAATCTTAACACTCATACTCCCGCATCACTTTATAAAGCTTTTTCTCCTAAAGAAGCAAAAAGAATTTTAGACCGACTCGAATTTCATTACACTCCCAAACATGGTAGCTGGTGAAGCAGCGCGGTCTTGGGGGTTTCCTCCATGAGCGACTGCTGAACCCTTTAGGGTTAAATATGGTCGAAATTGAATTTTCTGTTGTTTCCCGTCAATGTTTGAATCGACGTATTCCTGACATTGAGATGATGAAGCAGGAGACTAGGGCATGGGTTCAAGAAAGAAACCAACAACGAGCAACTGTTAACTGGCGTTTTACAAGCTTTGATGCACGAGTAAAACTAAAGCGATTATATCCTCAACTTACCTGTCAAAATTAAATTGGTCGAGTACTAGTAGCAGTAGCCAATAATATAATTTTCAATAGATTCATTTAATTTTTTTTGTTTTTATTTGTTATCGATAATATTTTTTTTGACAATAAATGCATCAGAATTTTTACTAAAAATAATTTAAATTATAGTTAAAGTAATTAGTGCAAAAATCTATGCTTTATAAATTTTTGGTTAAATAATTGAGATAATGTATTGGTATTCGTTGTTTTTTCTCAAATTATTTTCTAATTAATTTTACCCACTTCAAGTAGCGAGTAGCGAGTAGTAGTTAAAGCTACTGCTAATACATATCTACCATAAGGAAATTAATTGGAATGACTATATAATCAAAAGCGACTCGTCAGATGATGAGCCGCTGGCTGAAAGTTATGTTATTTAAGCTTTTGAAAGTGAAACTTTGTTTGATGTGTTTGAATGCTCCGTTAAAAATAATTTACGATGTCTCGTCCTATAGAGGTTTTGAGCCAGTTTGAACTATCGTTGGCATAGTCAGAAAAATCGGGCATACTAACAGAGTTTACGCCATCTAAGCCAATAACAATGTCGTTATAGTCCGAATCTGCACCCAAATTTAGCTGGATATCTTCCCAACCCAGGACAGTATTAGTAGCTGAGTCAGTAATTGCTGCTACTTGAACTCGATTAAAATTGGCTGCTGCCATAGAAAACATCGGACGTAAATTGTTACTCCAGGAAGTATCGAGCAATTCGTCTAAGCTACCTTTAGGATTCAATACCAAACCGACGAGATCCCCTGGGTTCATTGCCAGAGTTTGAACTCCTTTATATTCACCTGTTAGTAAATCCTGTTGCCACTCTGCTTTGATCGCATCGGTAAACTTGGCAGTGTCGGTAGAATCTTTCAAGAATACATATCCCTGTTCTGAGTTAGTCAAAGTTCTTCTAATCGCTTCTTTTCTAAACTCAACCGAAGTCACGTCTAAATTTGCCAATCCCGACAGGCTAAAAATACCGATTTCTCCTTCGTAGACACCGCCATCGTAGAGAAAGTCAACGTCAACCATACCAGAATCATTAACGGCAAACACGCCTTCATATAAAGTTCCATCAGCATATTGCAGCAGTTTTTGCCCTGCTGTAGTGTTTTGCCAGCGACGTTCGGAGTTTTGGGCGACATCAATAGCAGGGGTAGTACCCGTTGCTCCTGTCAATTTAAAAACCACGTCGTTGTAGTCAAAATCTGACTGTTGCCAGTCGATGCGGACATCTTCCATAGCGTAAGTACCGTTATCGTCTACGGCTACGATTTGTCCCGTTTGTTTGGCTTCTTTTCTGGTTAAATCTCCGCCTGGGTTGGCTTCGGGGATCGAAAAAATTGGTAGTTTACCCCACTGCCAAATTTGATTGGGATCTTGGGCAATATCGGCTACGGTGTTATTTTGAGTCAGCATCAGAGCAAATTTATCACTTCTGTTCATGGTGAAAGAACCGACTCCGTCATAGTTTCCCTGATTGAAGTCTTTTTCCCAAGACAAAGTTTGACCAAATAAAGCCTGTTCGGTTTTATCCTCAATCAGAACATAACCCAAGTTTGAATTACTCTGAGCGCGTATGGCAGCTTCTTGAATAAATTCAATCGAACCTGGTTCGTAAGCTTCCATACCTTCTAAGTTAAAGACTGCCAATTCACCTTGAAACCAACCGCCATCAAACAGAAATTCGTAATCTACCTGTCCTGTCTTATCGACTTTAAAAAATCCTGAAGTATATTGATAATTATTTTTTTTGGATTCATGGGTGTGACAATGCGAACATTCTAAATCTTCTGCTCTTTGTAAATCGTCCCAGACTATTGCCCCAAGTTCGCTTAAAACTTCTGTATTCGTACCATCAAAGTCATGAGTATCGCCCGAAGTTAAATTAGCCTCCCAAACAATGCGTCCGATTTCTCGTTCCTGGGTGGCAGCAATAGTTTGCGTCGTAGCAGCTAAAGTACTTTGTCCTTCATTCTCGGCACCATATTCACCGATAATAACGGGAATATCGCGAACGTATAGTTCATCTAGATAGCTGGCGATATCTTTATCGTTCCACTGTTCGTAAGCGTGAATCGAAAAGACAATATTGTCATTTTTGTCCAAAATCTCTTGAGCGTGAGTGGCAATAGTTTGGGTATGAAAATCTTGTCCCCAGGCTTCACCATCAACGACGATGAGGTTATCTGCACCTTCAGCACGAATGATATCAATTAATTCACGATGGTAACTCACCCACTTTTCGGGGTTAGCTGTAGCGTTACCAGGTTCGTTATGGAGGTTGAACCATACGTTGGGATTGTCTTTAAACTCCTGTGCCATATCGCGCCAGTAAGCTTTGAGAATTTCCTATTCGCTATCTTCATAATAGCCACCAATGCGATCGTGAGCGTCAAATATTACTACTGCACCTTGACTGGTAAACGCATCGACGATTTGATGGTTGGTTCCATAGTTATTTTCGGCAGGATGGGGTTGCCCGTAGTTTCCTAATAAATAATTGGGAACTCTAACAGTATTGAAACCCCAGTCATTAATCAAAGAGTCTACCTGGGCAATTCCTTCCCAGGTAAACATATTAATTCCCTTAACGATAAATTCTTTTCCATCGGGTTCGTAAATCTGGGTGTCGATGACTTTAAATTGTGAATTAACAGCACTCATATAAAATTCACTTTGAAATATATAAACATGACAACTATTATTAATAGTATTTTTGTGATGTTTGCGATCGCGCTTGTTAAAACGTCTATAAACAGATAAAGTTTGTTTGATTTGCGTATAAGATAATTTCTACGAAATAAAAAACTATCTATTTTGTTTTTTGACAATAAAAAGTTTACCTGTATCGTTATCGATTGCTTTGCTATTGTTGCGATCGCAGCCCCCTTAAAAATATGCCTACGCTAAGCTAAGAGATTTTAAATCCATCAAAAAAGCTCTAATCCTTTCACTATTAGAGAAGCATTGAAGCTTTTGAAGTTTGAGAAAAGAAATTGAGGTATAGCCTAAATAAAGTCTATAGCTGATAGTTCAGAGCTTTCTATATTCTTGATGATGCCTATTAATAACTGGTTGTTAGCAATACTAATCATGACATCATTACTATTGGTTCCAGTTCCTTGAATGATGGTTAAATCTTCAAACTTTAAGTTGCCCCACAATTGAATAATATCCTGACCACCTTCAAAGTCTTCAACTGTATCGACTCCTCCATCGTTAGCTAAAACAAAAAGATCGCTACCTTTACCACCTTCTAAAGTGTCGTTACCCGAACCACCGAACAAAACGTCATTTCCAGCATCGCCAGCGAGAAAGTCGTTATCTTCTTCACCAAAGAGCAAATCGTCGTTGCCTCTGCCAATTAAGGTATCATCTCCCGATCCACCGAATAAAACGTCGCTTTCTTTGCTTCCTCTGAAAGTATCGTTTTCATCTCCGCCTTGAATAGTATTACTCTCTGTTGTAGTTGATAACTCCAGATCTTCTTGAGTAGTTGAGGTCGAATCAATAGAACTTACTGAAGAGTTAGTTAGATTGCTGGTTTGTAGAGTCTGACTAGAAGTAGAAGAAAGTTGAGTATTGTTATTGAAAGAACTACTGGCAGTATAGGTTAATAATTCTTGCCCGACGGCTGTTGTGCGCCAGTCTCTTTGTGTATTAACCCATTCATCCATCGAGGCAGCAAACCCCTCTGCTCCTTTGATTTGAAAGACAACGTCATTGTAGTCACCATCTGCATTTCCCAGATCGACGCGCATATCTTCAAAAGCAAACGTGCCATAGCTATCGACAGTCACTATTTGTCCTTCTCCACTACCATTGGGATTAGCTTTAGGAATAGAGAAGAGAGGCAGTTTACCCCATTGCCAAATACTATTGGGGTTGTCAGCAATTTCTTGGACAGTAGTATGCTGAACGAGCATAAAGGCAAAGCGATCGCCTGGAGTCATTGCAAATCCTTTTTGTCCGAGATGATCTCCAGCATTAAAGTCTTTTTCCCAAGGGAGCGCACTACTAAAACGCCCTCCCTCAATGCGATCGCGCAATAGAATATGTCCTCGATCGGAGCTAGTAAGAGCGCGAGTGGCTGCTTCTTGAATAAAGGCTTCCGTACCAGGAACATAAGCCTCCATCCCCTCTAGACTAAATACTGCCAGTTCTCCTTGAAACCAGCCTCCATCAAAGAGGAAGTCAAACTGAATTTGCCCAGTAGAATCGACTGTAAAAATGCCAGAATTACTATCGGTATTAGCGGCATAATCTAGAATATTTTGTCCTACTTGAGTTGTCCGCCAGTCTCTTTGAGTATTAACTAATTCATTCATATTTGGGACGACGCGATCGACTCCTTGAAGTTGAAACACAATATCGTTATAGTCTCGATCGCTTTGATTCCAATCGACTCTGGCATCTTCAAAGGCAAAGGTTCCATTATCATCCACTGCAACTATCTGTCCTTCTGCTGTGCCAAAGTTTGCTTCTGGAATGGAGAAAAGCGGCAGCTTACCATCTTGCCAAATACTATTAGGATTGTTAGCAATTTCCTGGACAGTGGTATCTTGAATGAGCATCAACGCCAAACGAGTTCCTGGAGTCAAATTGAAATCTTTTTGACCGAGATACTCACCATGATTAAAATTACTTTCCCAGGGTAGGGAACTACTAAAACGCGCTCCTTCGGTGCGATCGCGAAGCAAGATATGTCCTTGTTGGGAGTTAGTAAGAGCGCGAGTGGCTGCTTCCTGGATAAACTCCAGAGAACCAGGAGTGTAAGTTTCCATACCTTCGAGGCTGAAGGCTGCCAGTTCTCCTTGAAACCCCCCTCCATCAAACAGAAATTCAAACTGAATTTGACCAGAGGAGTCTACTTCAAATACTCCGTCGGTAAAAGTGTAGTTATTAACGTTCTCAGTGTAGCCATCTAACTGTTCTAAATCTTCAGATCTTTGCAGATCGTTCCAAACTAGTTCGCCTAAATCGGTCAAAATTTCAGGGTTTGTCCCATCAAAATATTCTGCGTGTCCTCCAGTTTCCGTCGTGAGGTCGTTATTGTCATCTCCTTTAGCTGTCCAGACGATTCTTCCGACTTCTCCCTCTTGTGCTGCCTGTAGCATTTGCTGAGATGCAGCTAAAGTGCTTTGTCCGACATTTTCCGAACCATATTCTCCCACGATAAAGGGGATATTTTGACTGTGGAGAGCATCAAAATAGGCTGCAATATCGTTACTATTCCACTGGTCGTAAACATGAATAGAAAAGAGAATATTTTCATTACCCGCCATAATTTCGCTGGCATGGTTGAGGATGGTCTGAGTGTGATAGTCCTGTCCCCAGGCTTCTCCGTCGATAACAATTAAATTATTTGCCCCTTCAGCACGAATGAGATCGATGAGTTCTCGGTGATAGCTAACCCATTGTTCGGGACTCGCTGTCGCATTACCAGGCTCGTTATGTAAGTTAAACCAAACATAAGAATTATCCTTAAATTCTTGCGCCATATCGCGCCAGTAGTCTTTAAGAATTTCCCATTCACTATCTTCGTAATAGCCACCGATGCGATCGTGAGCATCAAAAATAACTACCGACCCTTGACTGGTATAGGCATCGACAATTTGATGGCTAGTTCCATAGGCATCGTCTTCGGGATGGGGTTGGTCATAACTACCCAATAAGTAACTAGGGACTCTAATCGTATTAAATCCCCAAGTGTTGAGATAATTATTGAGATTATCAATTCCTTCCCAAGCGAACATATTCGCTCCCTTGATAATAAACTCTTGTCCAGTAGGATCGTATATTTTTGTTCCTATTATTTGAAATTGAGAATTAATGGTATTCATTTGATAAATAGGGAAAAATACAAACAATAATAAATGTAGCTTTTCAAATAATATGACTACGCTGTTTGTAAACACGTTTGCAAACACTTGAATTTTGTTTTATTTGTGTATAAGATAATTTCCCAAAAAAGCGATCGCGAATGTTATTTTAAAATTCGCGATCGTAGATCTAAAAAGGAACCAAAAAACTAATAATTAAGAACCGAGCCAAAAATTGCTGTAATTAAACACCTAAAACATCATCAAAAGAATAGTTAAAGACATCATTACCAACTGTAGTTTCTAACCAATTGCGATTGCTAGCCATAACATCTTCAATTTCGGTGATGCCGATACCTTCAACGCCTTCGATAGCGATGACAAAATCGTTGTAGTCAATATTAGAACCCAGATCGCGACGAATATCTTCAAAGCTAATAATCGTGCCTTCTGCTCCCGTTAACACTTCTGCTATCTGTACTTGGCTGTTGTGGTTAGCTGCAGCCATAGAAAATAGGGGTTGCTTTTTAGTCGCCCAATCTGGTGCGGTTTTGGCTTCCTCAAAACTACTGCCAGGAATCAACACCATACCAAAATCATCATTGGGATTCATTTGGAAGCTTTGCTGACCGCGATAGTTACTGCTATCGGTATTGTAGTTCTTTTCCCAGTTTAGATTGCCGCTAAATCTCGCTCCTTCATCAGCATCGCTAGCAATGATGTATCCTTGAGTAGAATTACTGGTTACTCTAGCTAGTGCTTCGGCAATAAATGCTTCAGAACCAACTTCATAGATGTCCATACTAGAAAGACTAAAGATTCCGACTTCTCCACCAGAGTAATGACCACCATCGTAGAGAAAATTGATTTTTACTTCTCCAGAGTCGCCAACGCGGAAAATACCTTCATCAAAAGTCGCTCTGTTAGCATACTCTAGCAACTCTTGCCCGATGGAGGTACTGCGCCAGTCGCGATCGCTATTAATGTAATTATCCATCGCAGCAACTGCACCTTTAGCACCTTTAACTTGGAAAATAAAATCGTTGTAGTCGCGATCGCCTCCAACCAAAACGTCTTCAAAAGCATAAGTACCGTTGCCGTCAACATCCACTATCAATCCTGCTTCAGCATATTTAGGATTGGCTTCGGGAGTAGAGAAAATTGGCACCTTGCCCCATTGACCGACTTGAGAAGGGTCGGTGATTTCCCAAACTGTGGTGTTTTGCACCAGCATAAAGGCAAATTTATCGCCAGGGGTCATCGTGAAGCTGCGGACACCTTGATAGCTATCGGGGTCTTTATTGAAGTTGTTTTCCCAAGCCATTTTTTGGGTAAATTTCGCACCTT harbors:
- a CDS encoding cellulase family glycosylhydrolase, with product MNTINSQFQIIGTKIYDPTGQEFIIKGANMFAWEGIDNLNNYLNTWGFNTIRVPSYLLGSYDQPHPEDDAYGTSHQIVDAYTSQGSVVIFDAHDRIGGYYEDSEWEILKDYWRDMAQEFKDNSYVWFNLHNEPGNATASPEQWVSYHRELIDLIRAEGANNLIVIDGEAWGQDYHTQTILNHASEIMAGNENILFSIHVYDQWNSNDIAAYFDALHSQNIPFIVGEYGSENVGQSTLAASQQMLQAAQEGEVGRIVWTAKGDDNNDLTTETGGHAEYFDGTNPEILTDLGELVWNDLQRSEDLEQLDGYTENVNNYTFTDGVFEVDSSGQIQFEFLFDGGGFQGELAAFSLEGMETYTPGSLEFIQEAATRALTNSQQGHILLRDRTEGARFSSSLPWESNFNHGEYLGQKDFNLTPGTRLALMLIQDTTVQEIANNPNSIWQDGKLPLFSIPEANFGTAEGQIVAVDDNGTFAFEDARVDWNQSDRDYNDIVFQLQGVDRVVPNMNELVNTQRDWRTTQVGQNILDYAANTDSNSGIFTVDSTGQIQFDFLFDGGWFQGELAVFSLEGMEAYVPGTEAFIQEAATRALTSSDRGHILLRDRIEGGRFSSALPWEKDFNAGDHLGQKGFAMTPGDRFAFMLVQHTTVQEIADNPNSIWQWGKLPLFSIPKANPNGSGEGQIVTVDSYGTFAFEDMRVDLGNADGDYNDVVFQIKGAEGFAASMDEWVNTQRDWRTTAVGQELLTYTASSSFNNNTQLSSTSSQTLQTSNLTNSSVSSIDSTSTTQEDLELSTTTESNTIQGGDENDTFRGSKESDVLFGGSGDDTLIGRGNDDLLFGEEDNDFLAGDAGNDVLFGGSGNDTLEGGKGSDLFVLANDGGVDTVEDFEGGQDIIQLWGNLKFEDLTIIQGTGTNSNDVMISIANNQLLIGIIKNIESSELSAIDFI